In Ipomoea triloba cultivar NCNSP0323 chromosome 7, ASM357664v1, a single genomic region encodes these proteins:
- the LOC116024992 gene encoding exocyst complex component EXO70H1-like, with protein sequence MRNPSSSPSPPHYTFCEKLLGDTIVTVEPMIRKWDVQASATFARISYLFRDSPVEAKQFLGCVDDLQHAMRFSVRHCSDSELLVRAQTLMQIAMKRLQKEFYTILSGNRYFLDLETVSARSSRASSQSTVPDSEGDSPQEDGDVLDKVAGISIPDSAVAYLKAIATCMIGAGYGKECVKVYNMIRKSVIDETLYDLGIEKFNSSQIQKMDWEVMERKILNWQSCIRIAVKTLFLGERILCDEVFSAFDHIRESCFAEISKDGAINLFGFLELAAKYKKISIEKMFRYLDLYEAVSDLSPEIESIFSFDSTVAVKSQAATSVSKLGDAIRAMLSEFEAAIQKDSTKPPPGGAIHPLTRYVMNFLVFLADYSGTVSEIIADWPPSSQSPLPESYFSSPSSMNDDSTVSTKFAWLVLVLLCKLDSKARHYGDVPLSYLFLANNLNYVVSKVRSSNLSLVLGSDWISKQEGKVKQFIANYERLT encoded by the coding sequence ATGAGGAACCCATCCTCGTCGCCATCGCCGCCTCATTATACATTTTGCGAAAAGCTATTGGGAGACACCATCGTGACCGTCGAACCGATGATCAGAAAATGGGACGTTCAGGCCTCTGCCACTTTCGCCAGAATATCGTACCTCTTCCGGGACAGTCCGGTGGAGGCGAAGCAGTTCCTCGGCTGCGTCGATGACTTGCAGCACGCAATGCGGTTCTCCGTTAGGCATTGTTCGGATTCTGAGCTGCTTGTTCGTGCTCAGACTTTGATGCAGATTGCCATGAAGAGGTTGCAGAAGGAGTTTTACACTATTCTTTCTGGGAACCGATATTTTCTCGATCTCGAAACCGTCTCGGCGAGGTCTTCCAGAGCGTCCTCGCAGTCAACTGTTCCAGATTCCGAAGGCGATTCTCCGCAGGAAGACGGAGATGTTCTGGACAAAGTCGCCGGAATTTCAATCCCCGATTCTGCGGTTGCGTATTTGAAAGCCATTGCGACCTGTATGATTGGAGCCGGATATGGAAAGGAATGCGTGAAAGTGTATAACATGATCAGAAAATCGGTTATAGATGAGACGTTGTATGATTTGGGAATTGAGAAATTCAATTCTtctcaaattcaaaaaatggaCTGGGAAGTAATGGAGAGGAAGATTTTGAATTGGCAGAGCTGTATCAGAATCGCGGTGAAAACTCTTTTCCTCGGCGAGAGAATTCTCTGCGATGAAGTCTTCTCGGCTTTCGATCACATCAGAGAGTCGTGTTTCGCCGAAATCTCTAAAGACGGTGCGATCAATTTGTTTGGTTTCCTTGAATTGGCGGCTAAATATAAGAAGATATCGATCGAGAAGATGTTTCGGTATTTGGACCTTTACGAGGCGGTTTCGGACCTCTCGCCGGAAATTGAATCGATTTTCAGCTTCGATTCTACTGTCGCCGTGAAGTCTCAGGCTGCAACGTCAGTGTCGAAGCTAGGCGACGCCATTAGAGCAATGTTGTCGGAGTTTGAGGCGGCGATACAGAAGGATTCCACAAAACCACCTCCAGGCGGCGCAATCCATCCGCTTACTCGGTACGTGATGAACTTCCTCGTTTTCCTCGCCGATTACAGCGGCACTGTTTCCGAAATCATAGCAGACTGGCCGCCGTCGTCCCAATCTCCCTTACCGGAGTCGTACTTCTCGAGTCCGTCGTCCATGAACGACGATTCAACCGTCTCCACGAAGTTCGCGTGGCTCGTTCTCGTGCTCCTCTGTAAGCTAGACAGCAAGGCGCGACATTACGGAGACGTGCCGTTGTCTTACCTCTTCCTTGCCAACAACTTAAACTACGTCGTTTCCAAGGTCCGAAGCTCCAATCTAAGCCTCGTACTTGGATCTGATTGGATTTCGAAACAAGAAGGGAAGGTGAAACAGTTCATAGCAAACTATGAGAGATTGACTTGA
- the LOC116024174 gene encoding uncharacterized protein LOC116024174 translates to MLLNTYDATDDRPRVTFFKELRKELCSAWKMALILKYLGKSIHFNALNHLLPTLWNLQGKMTLIDIGHGCFIARFDNKNDYLHALLDGPWKLFDNYLVTQRWEPEFRSRTAKLHKMAVWVRLPDLPMEYFRDDTIRSILESIGKPLKLDKTTTIAAKGRFARAAVEVDLNKPLVSEVWVQDAVQLVEYEGLHVVYFNYGLVGHREQACPDVKPPETQPSNVDLNKTPTPESEGTQQQVNPTPSAATVTDKRRYGLQMPFYF, encoded by the coding sequence atgttgttaaatacataTGATGCTACAGATGACAGACCGAGGGTTACGTTCTTCAAAGAACTACGCAAGGAACTTTGCAGCGCTTGGAAGATGGCGTTGATCCTAAAGTACCTTGGTAAGTCGATCCACTTTAATGCGTTAAACCATCTACTGCCTACTCTATGGAATTTACAGGGAAAGATGACTCTCATTGACATCGGACACGGCTGCTTTATTGCACGTTTTGATAATAAGAATGACTACCTCCATGCTCTCTTGGATGGTCCGTGGAAGCTGTTTGACAATTACCTTGTGACTCAGCGGTGGGAACCTGAATTCAGATCTCGTACGGCTAAGCTCCATAAGATGGCGGTCTGGGTCAGACTGCCAGACCTACCTATGGAGTATTTTAGAGACGACACAATCCGTAGCATTTTGGAGAGCATTGGGAAACCGCTGAAACTGGACAAAACGACGACCATCGCGGCCAAGGGGCGTTTCGCCAGAGCAGCAGTAGAAGTCGACCTCAACAAACCTCTAGTCTCCGAAGTGTGGGTTCAAGATGCCGTTCAGTTGGTGGAATATGAAGGATTGCATGTTGTCTATTTTAACTATGGCCTAGTAGGCCACCGAGAACAAGCTTGCCCGGATGTCAAACCGCCGGAGACACAACCATCAAACGTTGATTTGAACAAAACACCGACACCGGAAAGCGAAGGCACGCAACAGCAAGTTAATCCAACTCCATCCGCCGCGACAGTAACTGACAAACGTCGATATGGCTTACAAATGCCATTCTACTTTTAa
- the LOC116024691 gene encoding protein-S-isoprenylcysteine O-methyltransferase A-like isoform X1: MPLDYCSFHFLKMSFLKDLWFDCEAQFMSLVLHSSSTISEIFSYTALRQLLQMFIAIMFFHVSEYLLAITVHGKSKVTLKSLLISKNYIVAIIFCLLEYLVEIYFFPHIKEHWWISNLGLAMVVIGEIIRKLAIVTAGQSFTHLIKIYHEEHHRLVTHGIYRYVRHPSYCGFLIWSVGTQIMLCNPISTIAFAIVVWRFFYVRIPYEEYFLRQFFGSQYEDYAKGVPSGVPFVK, encoded by the exons ATGCCTCTAGACTATTGCAGCTTTCACTTTCTG AAAATGTCGTTCTTAAAAGATCTTTGGTTTGATTGTGAGGCCCAGTTTATGTCACTGGTTTTACACAGCTCTTCAACAATTTCAG AAATTTTTAGCTACACGGCATTAAGACAATTATTGCAAATGTTCATTGCAATAATGTTCTTCCATGTTTCTGAGTATCTTCTTGCAATCACCGTTCACGGGAAGTCCAAAGTAACGCTCAAGTCCCTTCTTATCAGCAAAAACTATATAGTGGCCATCATCTTTTGCCTGTTAGAGTATCTCGTCGAAATATACTTCTTTCCTCATATCAAGGAACATTGGTGGATAAGCAATCTGGGCCTGGCAATGGTTGTTATAGGTGAGATCATCAGGAAACTAGCTATTGTAACTGCTGGTCAGTCCTTCACTCATCTCATAAAGATCTATCACGAGGAACATCATAGGCTAGTTACTCATGGAATCTATAGATACGTACGCCATCCCAGCTATTGTGGTTTCTTGATCTGGTCTGTTGGTACTCAAATCATGCTTTGCAACCCAATTTCAACCATTGCATTTGCGATAGTTGTCTGGCGATTCTTCTACGTGAGGATACCGTACGAGGAATATTTCTTGAGGCAGTTTTTCGGTAGTCAGTACGAGGATTATGCCAAAGGAGTTCCTTCTGGAGTTCCATTTGTGAAGTGA
- the LOC116024691 gene encoding protein-S-isoprenylcysteine O-methyltransferase A-like isoform X2: protein MSFLKDLWFDCEAQFMSLVLHSSSTISEIFSYTALRQLLQMFIAIMFFHVSEYLLAITVHGKSKVTLKSLLISKNYIVAIIFCLLEYLVEIYFFPHIKEHWWISNLGLAMVVIGEIIRKLAIVTAGQSFTHLIKIYHEEHHRLVTHGIYRYVRHPSYCGFLIWSVGTQIMLCNPISTIAFAIVVWRFFYVRIPYEEYFLRQFFGSQYEDYAKGVPSGVPFVK, encoded by the exons ATGTCGTTCTTAAAAGATCTTTGGTTTGATTGTGAGGCCCAGTTTATGTCACTGGTTTTACACAGCTCTTCAACAATTTCAG AAATTTTTAGCTACACGGCATTAAGACAATTATTGCAAATGTTCATTGCAATAATGTTCTTCCATGTTTCTGAGTATCTTCTTGCAATCACCGTTCACGGGAAGTCCAAAGTAACGCTCAAGTCCCTTCTTATCAGCAAAAACTATATAGTGGCCATCATCTTTTGCCTGTTAGAGTATCTCGTCGAAATATACTTCTTTCCTCATATCAAGGAACATTGGTGGATAAGCAATCTGGGCCTGGCAATGGTTGTTATAGGTGAGATCATCAGGAAACTAGCTATTGTAACTGCTGGTCAGTCCTTCACTCATCTCATAAAGATCTATCACGAGGAACATCATAGGCTAGTTACTCATGGAATCTATAGATACGTACGCCATCCCAGCTATTGTGGTTTCTTGATCTGGTCTGTTGGTACTCAAATCATGCTTTGCAACCCAATTTCAACCATTGCATTTGCGATAGTTGTCTGGCGATTCTTCTACGTGAGGATACCGTACGAGGAATATTTCTTGAGGCAGTTTTTCGGTAGTCAGTACGAGGATTATGCCAAAGGAGTTCCTTCTGGAGTTCCATTTGTGAAGTGA